The genomic interval ATGCCGCGCAGACGCGCGCGGACATCCTGCGCGTCGCGACTACGGAGTTCGCCGCGCACGGGCTTGCGGGATCGCGGATCGACGAGATCGCGAGTCTCACGCGCACGACGAAGCGGATGATCTACTACTACTTCGAGTCAAAGGAGGGGCTCTATCTCGCCGCGATGGAGAGCGCGTACACCGTGATCCGCGAACTCGAGCGCGAACTGGAGATCGACCATCTCGAACCGGTCGCCGCGCTTCGCGCGTTGGCCGAGGCGACCTATGATCATCACACGAGCCACCGCGACTTCGTGCGGCTGGTGGCGATCGAGAACGTGCATCGGGCCGAGATCATCTCCCAGTCGGAGGTGATCCCTGATCTCAACGCGACCGCGGTCGCGACGGCCGAACGCGTGCTGCACAGGGGCGTCGAGGCCGGACTATTCCGGGACGACGTCGACGCGCTCGACCTGCACATGATCATCAGCTCGTACGCCGTCTTCCA from Leucobacter allii carries:
- a CDS encoding TetR family transcriptional regulator, which produces MSARENDVEQKTGDRGTPKTRNAAQTRADILRVATTEFAAHGLAGSRIDEIASLTRTTKRMIYYYFESKEGLYLAAMESAYTVIRELERELEIDHLEPVAALRALAEATYDHHTSHRDFVRLVAIENVHRAEIISQSEVIPDLNATAVATAERVLHRGVEAGLFRDDVDALDLHMIISSYAVFHVANRYTFRTLFGRDLLEPARHEHYRRLAGDLAVSTISRPTGGDANRP